A DNA window from bacterium contains the following coding sequences:
- a CDS encoding C10 family peptidase produces MLFLSIVSAESVPPETIETTAFSLLDAHTGAGYNLGKRAPEGFGEPRTIGGIVPLIQNGETIAFVVNLEPCGYIAFSADYRIEPIIAFSYLCDFPFEEARGNGLLHMVLWDLASRKAAIPQTPQFVIEKNRRLWRELTDKYTLSAFEPSEIFGPYLDTHWDQGPPYNNLCPMDPETGDRCVVGCTATSMAQIINYWEYPTSAFFTTTESYWSDSTEPPIWIDASTATIDSIDYNGVGVHPNNDMKAAISWACGVSIWAIYGSEGTIAWFHDSSFVDKWGYLTAHKVDPPDMPDFYDSLRADMLEAKPAQLGIFTYEPDTSGHAIVCDGLMDSGEYHLNFGWGGAYDTWYRLPDDLPAPLTIMRWAIIDIRPPLREDAGNSRVEAISLEVPEEEAWRNDEFQSITDEDWYSFEVTGDSTYIFYSFGTTDTRAELYFEDSTTPVLVDDDSQDGINFRIIFHPDSAGTVYLRVTSTQLGLYSLRFYRVPAPFMLFTSPLEGDTVEEGASQIVRWDRGGTPSIPRIDLAFSLDGIDGPWTVFADSVPNSGLSIWAAPNVESSHHDCYIKVYEAATGRFETMTGPFSLIDLAGIIETTLPEKIAISAYPNPFNATVNISVNGSAGEGLAPSRVEIFDIAGRRVAQLPSPSVPLQGGEEGGSFSLWEKVAEGRMRAEFIWQPDAAIGSGIYLIRATIPQQTTSAVCTKRVVYLK; encoded by the coding sequence GTGCTATTTCTTTCAATCGTTTCTGCTGAATCGGTTCCGCCGGAAACAATCGAAACTACCGCATTCTCTCTTCTCGACGCACACACCGGAGCAGGTTATAATCTCGGGAAACGCGCGCCGGAAGGATTCGGCGAACCGAGGACAATCGGGGGAATTGTCCCGTTGATCCAAAATGGCGAAACCATAGCATTCGTTGTAAATCTTGAGCCGTGCGGATATATCGCCTTCTCCGCCGATTATCGCATAGAACCGATCATCGCTTTTTCTTACCTTTGCGATTTTCCCTTCGAAGAAGCTAGAGGTAATGGCCTTCTACATATGGTTTTGTGGGATTTAGCTTCAAGAAAAGCGGCAATTCCGCAAACTCCGCAATTTGTGATAGAAAAAAACCGCCGGCTTTGGCGCGAACTCACCGATAAATACACCCTCTCCGCGTTCGAACCCTCGGAGATTTTCGGACCCTATCTCGATACTCATTGGGATCAGGGACCTCCTTACAACAATCTATGCCCAATGGACCCAGAGACCGGCGACCGTTGCGTCGTGGGTTGCACCGCGACCTCGATGGCCCAAATTATAAACTACTGGGAATATCCAACCAGCGCGTTTTTCACCACCACAGAAAGCTACTGGTCGGACAGCACCGAGCCGCCTATATGGATAGATGCTTCGACTGCAACTATAGACAGCATAGATTACAATGGTGTCGGTGTTCATCCCAATAACGACATGAAAGCGGCCATAAGCTGGGCCTGTGGTGTATCGATATGGGCAATTTACGGTAGCGAGGGAACCATAGCATGGTTCCACGATTCGTCATTCGTTGATAAATGGGGATATTTGACCGCACACAAGGTCGATCCACCGGACATGCCGGATTTCTACGACTCCCTTCGAGCCGATATGCTCGAGGCCAAACCCGCACAGCTTGGAATATTCACCTATGAACCGGACACCTCGGGCCATGCAATAGTCTGTGATGGCCTTATGGATAGCGGAGAATATCACCTCAATTTTGGATGGGGTGGAGCATATGACACGTGGTATCGCCTTCCCGACGACCTTCCAGCACCACTCACAATAATGCGGTGGGCGATAATCGATATACGGCCACCTCTGCGCGAGGATGCTGGCAATAGCCGCGTGGAGGCAATTTCGCTCGAAGTCCCAGAGGAGGAAGCCTGGCGAAATGACGAGTTTCAATCAATAACAGATGAGGACTGGTATTCGTTCGAGGTCACTGGAGACAGCACCTACATTTTCTATTCCTTCGGCACAACAGACACCCGCGCCGAGCTTTATTTTGAGGATTCTACAACTCCAGTTCTTGTGGACGACGATTCACAGGATGGCATTAATTTCCGCATTATCTTTCATCCTGATTCGGCTGGAACTGTTTATCTTAGAGTAACCTCAACACAGCTCGGGCTTTATTCACTGAGATTTTACCGAGTTCCAGCCCCTTTTATGCTCTTTACTTCGCCGCTCGAAGGCGACACAGTCGAAGAAGGTGCTTCGCAGATAGTTCGCTGGGATCGCGGCGGCACACCCTCTATTCCTCGCATCGACCTGGCCTTTTCCCTCGATGGCATCGACGGCCCCTGGACGGTTTTTGCCGATTCTGTCCCAAATTCCGGTCTTTCTATTTGGGCTGCACCGAATGTCGAAAGTTCACACCATGATTGTTACATAAAGGTCTATGAAGCCGCAACCGGTCGCTTCGAGACGATGACTGGCCCATTTTCTTTAATCGACCTTGCAGGTATAATAGAAACCACCCTTCCGGAAAAAATCGCAATTTCGGCGTATCCGAACCCGTTTAATGCTACAGTGAACATTTCTGTCAACGGTTCCGCAGGGGAGGGTCTTGCGCCCTCCCGCGTGGAGATATTCGACATCGCCGGTCGACGCGTGGCGCAATTGCCCTCACCCTCGGTCCCTCTCCAAGGGGGAGAGGAAGGTGGTTCCTTCTCCCTTTGGGAGAAGGTGGCCGAAGGCCGGATGAGGGCCGAGTTTATCTGGCAACCCGACGCCGCCATCGGTTCGGGTATCTATCTCATCCGGGCGACCATACCGCAACAGACGACTTCAGCCGTCTGCACGAAGAGGGTGGTATATCTGAAATGA